The following are from one region of the Heterodontus francisci isolate sHetFra1 chromosome 34, sHetFra1.hap1, whole genome shotgun sequence genome:
- the LOC137348790 gene encoding probable G-protein coupled receptor 139, with translation MHVATKGLVFAIYYPVIAAIGVPANLAVIVILSRRRCGLSRSITYYLVSIAVTDLLLIITVVIFSQIAGIYFPVSFLSITPVCSLRSVLIYAIIDSFVWLTVAFTFDRFMAICCQKLKIKYCTNKMAARLIGAVFGLNCLKNTFQYFIYEPLYITNNIPWFCRVKLIFYTSPAWAAHDWIHRILTPCLPFLLILLLNALTVRHIQLASGARRRHRAHSNGETQSDPEMEKRRNSIVLLFCISGSFILLYLPFLINFIYVRIAKRSYFSGSNFNESDFILQETGFMLQLLSSCVNPFIHAGTQRKFREELKTGVKYPLTLIVKLFK, from the exons ATGCACGTAGCAACCAAAGGTCTGGTGTTTGCCATTTATTACCCCGTTATTGCAGCTATTGGGGTTCCAG CTaacctggcagtgattgtgatcctgtccagaagaagatgcggtctctccagaAGTATCACTTACTACTTGGTGTCCATTGCAGTGACCGATCTCTTGCTCATTATCACCGTTGTGATATTCAGCCAgattgctggtatttatttcccagTCAGTTTCCTGTCCATCACACCCGTATGCAGTCTCCGTTCTGTCCTAATTTATGCGATCATAGACAGTTTTGTCTGGTTaacggtcgctttcacctttgatcgattcatGGCCatctgttgccagaagctgaaaataaaatattgcacgaATAAAATGGCGGCACGTCTCATAGGAGCCGTATTTGGACTGAACTGTTTGAAAAATACTTTCCAGTATTTTATATATGAACCTTTGTATATAACCAACAATATACCCTGGTTCTGCCGCGTCAAATTAATATTTTATACGTCACCTGCATGGGCCGCACATGACTGGattcaccgcattttaaccccttgtctcccattccttctgattttactgctgaatgctctgactgtcagacacattcaatTGGCCAGTGGAGCTCGCAGGAGACACCgggcccacagcaatggagagactcagagtgacccagagatggagaaacgGAGAAACTCGATTGTCTTACTCTTCtgcatctcgggcagtttcatcctgttatatttaCCATTTCTTATAAATTTCATCTATGTCCGAATCGCGAAACGTAGTTATTTTTCTGGTTCCAATTTCAATGAATCAGATTTTATTCTGCAGGAAACCGGATttatgcttcagcttttgagttccTGTGTCAATCCGTTTATTCATGCAGGgacgcagagaaaattcagagaggaatTAAAGACTGGAGTGAAATATCCACTGACtctaattgttaaattgtttaaATGA